The Candidatus Binataceae bacterium genome has a window encoding:
- a CDS encoding alpha/beta fold hydrolase: MPPAPGAHPAVILLHGAVPRGFGIPVFADKCRGLAANGYYAMYLEYYSQAGPARPGDPSPTGKDFAPWVNENFPLWTREIRDGIDALGKNPAVLRDRIALLGHSLGAFLALAVGASEGGRVAAVIDYYGGMNRSYIAMAANMPPTLILHGGADATVPVRYAYELDALLTRYNRPHEMKIYPGAGHGLDSAGNADAWRTTLDFLRRYLGRGNSAS; this comes from the coding sequence GTGCCGCCAGCCCCCGGGGCGCATCCTGCGGTCATCCTGCTGCATGGCGCGGTGCCGAGGGGCTTCGGCATACCCGTTTTCGCCGACAAGTGCCGCGGTCTGGCCGCCAACGGCTACTACGCGATGTATCTCGAATATTACAGCCAGGCAGGCCCGGCGCGGCCGGGCGATCCGTCCCCGACGGGCAAGGATTTCGCCCCCTGGGTCAACGAAAACTTTCCGCTCTGGACGCGCGAGATCAGGGACGGAATCGACGCGCTCGGAAAGAATCCGGCGGTGCTGCGCGATCGGATCGCATTGCTCGGTCATTCGCTCGGCGCGTTCCTGGCGCTGGCCGTGGGCGCGTCGGAAGGCGGGCGGGTAGCCGCGGTCATCGATTACTATGGCGGCATGAACCGCAGCTACATCGCCATGGCCGCGAACATGCCGCCCACGCTGATTCTGCACGGCGGCGCCGACGCGACCGTCCCGGTGCGCTACGCCTATGAGCTCGACGCGCTGCTCACGCGCTATAACCGTCCCCACGAAATGAAGATCTATCCCGGCGCGGGGCACGGTCTCGATTCGGCGGGCAACGCCGATGCCTGGCGCACGACGCTCGATTTTTTGCGGCGCTACCTCGGCCGCGGGAACTCCGCTAGTTAG
- a CDS encoding MBL fold metallo-hydrolase, with protein sequence MANEPLALKEADAVEITTVLDNTCDMLLPSTAAVRRFSLGTRLGRTALRAEHGFAAAVKVTGAGTSESLLFDAGLSRDGLMHNLDVLELKPNEMHAIALSHGHADHTNGLGGMLRRLGGRRMPLLLHPDALLHRKVVLPDGHEMQLPPPDARVLRHEGVELVEERGPSYLLGNLVMITGQIHRTTDFETGFPIHFARIGRKWEPDPYIHDDQALVVNLRGKGLVVLTGCGHAGVINTIRQARALSGVDRVHAIIGGFHLSGPLFEPVIAPTVAALREIAPEMIVPAHCTGWRATHLIAREFPVAFVQNSVGTRFVL encoded by the coding sequence ATGGCCAACGAACCGTTAGCGCTCAAGGAGGCCGACGCGGTCGAAATCACGACCGTGCTCGACAACACCTGTGACATGCTGCTGCCGTCTACCGCCGCGGTGCGCCGCTTCTCGCTCGGTACGCGCCTGGGGCGCACGGCGCTTCGCGCCGAGCACGGCTTCGCGGCGGCGGTGAAGGTCACCGGCGCGGGAACCTCCGAGTCGCTGCTGTTCGACGCCGGGCTCAGCCGCGACGGCCTGATGCACAACCTCGACGTGCTCGAGTTAAAGCCCAACGAGATGCACGCGATCGCGCTCAGCCACGGCCACGCCGACCATACCAACGGCCTGGGCGGGATGCTGCGGCGGCTCGGCGGACGCCGGATGCCGCTGCTGCTCCATCCCGACGCGCTGCTCCATCGCAAAGTCGTGCTGCCCGACGGCCACGAGATGCAATTGCCGCCGCCCGACGCGCGCGTGTTGCGCCACGAGGGCGTCGAGTTGGTCGAGGAGCGCGGGCCTTCGTACCTGCTCGGCAACCTCGTAATGATCACCGGACAGATCCATCGCACGACCGATTTCGAGACGGGCTTTCCGATCCACTTCGCGCGGATTGGCAGAAAATGGGAGCCCGACCCCTATATCCACGACGACCAGGCGCTGGTGGTTAACCTGCGCGGCAAGGGGCTGGTGGTTTTGACCGGATGCGGCCACGCCGGCGTGATCAACACGATACGCCAGGCGCGCGCGCTGAGTGGGGTGGACCGCGTGCATGCGATTATCGGCGGGTTTCATCTTTCGGGACCGCTGTTCGAGCCGGTAATCGCGCCCACCGTCGCGGCGCTGCGCGAGATCGCGCCCGAGATGATAGTGCCGGCGCACTGCACGGGATGGCGCGCGACCCATCTCATTGCGCGCGAGTTCCCCGTCGCTTTTGTCCAGAACAGCGTCGGCACCCGCTTTGTACTGTAG
- the hflX gene encoding GTPase HflX translates to MGVELAGANGEIASEDSLGELGALAESAGARIAATISQKLKRPDPRSFIGRGKALEVRDLARERSATLAIFDDALSPAQARNLEKELELRVIDRSQLILDIFAQRARTLEGKLQVEIAQLSYLAPRLTRQWSHLSRQAGGGGGAGGRIGIRGPGETQLEVDRRRVRERLTRLRQRLGEVERTRTIQRQRRLDVPYPTVALVGYTNSGKSTLMNALTQAGVETADRPFSTLDPTIRRLRLPGKVTVMLADTVGFIHRLPHMLVEAFKATLEEVRTADLLLHVVDASSPLAAERMEIVDRVLEEIGAGAASRIVVMNKIDLVPADGMRLAIASDTVAISALRARGFDELLAAMARWFSAWREEVSVMLPAGRGDLVAMARRDGEVLDEEYNDGTVALRARVSAPMAGRLRKAAIL, encoded by the coding sequence ATCGGAGTAGAACTGGCGGGTGCAAACGGCGAGATCGCGAGCGAAGACTCGCTCGGCGAGCTCGGGGCGCTGGCCGAAAGCGCCGGCGCGCGGATCGCGGCTACCATCAGCCAGAAACTCAAACGGCCCGACCCGCGCAGCTTCATCGGACGCGGCAAGGCGCTGGAGGTCCGCGACCTCGCGCGCGAACGCTCGGCTACGCTCGCGATCTTCGACGACGCGCTCAGCCCCGCACAGGCGCGCAATCTTGAGAAGGAACTCGAGCTGCGCGTGATCGATCGCAGCCAGCTCATCCTCGACATCTTCGCCCAGCGCGCGCGCACGCTGGAGGGCAAACTCCAGGTCGAAATCGCACAGCTGAGCTATCTCGCGCCGCGCCTCACACGCCAGTGGTCGCATCTTTCGCGCCAGGCCGGCGGCGGCGGCGGCGCGGGCGGCCGCATCGGCATCCGCGGCCCCGGCGAGACCCAACTCGAGGTCGATCGCCGCCGCGTGCGTGAGCGCCTGACCCGTCTGCGCCAGCGCCTGGGCGAGGTCGAACGCACGCGCACGATCCAGCGCCAACGCCGACTCGACGTTCCCTACCCGACCGTCGCGCTGGTCGGCTATACCAACTCGGGGAAATCGACCCTGATGAACGCGCTCACCCAGGCCGGCGTGGAGACCGCGGACCGCCCATTTTCGACGCTCGATCCGACGATCCGGCGCCTGCGCTTGCCCGGCAAAGTGACGGTGATGCTCGCCGACACGGTCGGCTTCATCCATCGCCTGCCGCACATGCTGGTCGAGGCTTTCAAGGCGACGCTCGAGGAAGTCCGCACGGCCGACCTGCTGCTGCACGTGGTTGACGCGAGCTCGCCGCTTGCGGCCGAGCGGATGGAAATCGTCGATCGGGTGCTCGAGGAGATCGGCGCGGGCGCGGCTTCGCGGATCGTGGTGATGAACAAGATTGACCTGGTGCCGGCAGACGGGATGCGGCTGGCAATCGCGTCCGACACGGTCGCGATCTCGGCGCTGCGCGCCCGCGGGTTCGACGAGCTGCTCGCCGCGATGGCGCGATGGTTCAGCGCGTGGCGCGAGGAAGTAAGCGTGATGCTACCGGCCGGGCGGGGCGACCTGGTAGCGATGGCGCGGCGCGACGGGGAGGTGCTCGACGAGGAGTACAACGACGGTACGGTCGCGCTGCGCGCGCGAGTCAGCGCGCCGATGGCCGGGCGGCTGCGCAAAGCGGCAATCCTGTAA